The Pseudomonadota bacterium DNA segment AGGTTGCCGAAGCTCGGGTAGCGCCGCTCGAGGTAGTAGTCGCGCTCCCCCTCCGGGATCTGCCCCGGCGGCCGTGCGTCGCCCGTCTTCTTGGGCACCCAGATGCGGCCGTCGTTCCGCAGCGACTCGCTCATGAGCGTCAGCTTGGACTGGTAGTCGCCGTGGACCGGGATGCACGTCGGGTGGATCTGCGTGTAGCACGGGTTCGCGAAGCCGGCGCCGCGCCTGTACGCGCGGAACGCGGCGGTCACGTTGCAGCCCTTCGCGTTCGTCGACAGGTAGAAGGTGTTGCCGTAGCCGCCCGTGCCGAGCGCCACCGCGTCGCCGACGTGCGTCTTGATCTCGCCCGTCACCATGTTCCGGGTGACGATGCCGCGCGCGCGGCCGTCCTGCACCACGAGGTCGAGCATCTCGTGGCGCGGGAAGAGCTTCACGGTGCCGGCCCGCACCTGGCGCATGAGCGCCGAGTACGCGCCGAGCAGGAGCTGCTGCCCGGTCTGGCCGCGGGCGTAGAAGGTCCGCGAGACCTGCGCGCCGCCGAACGACCGGTTCTCGAGCGTGCCGCCATACTCGCGGGCGAACGGCACGCCCTGCGCGACGCACTGGTCGATGATGTTGTTGCTCACCTGCGCGAGCCTGTAGACGTTCGCCTCGCGCGCCCTGTAGTCGCCGCCTTTCACGGTGTCGTAGAACAGGCGGTAGATCGAGTCGCCGTCGTTCGGGTAGTTCTTGGCGGCGTTGATGCCGCCCTGGGCCGCGATCGAGTGCGCGCGCCTGGGGCTGTCCTGGTAGAAGAAGCACTCGACCCTGTAGCCGAGCTCCCCGAGCGTCGCCGCGGCCGCGCCGCCCGCGAGCCCGGATCCGACCACGATGATCTTGTACTTGCGCTTGTTCGCCGGGTTGATGAGCTTCATCTTGAAGCGGTGGTTGTCCCACTTCGACTCGATAGGGCCTTCCGGGATTCTGGATTCCAGCTTCATGGTCGCCACCTTCCTCTATACGACCGGCACGACGAGCCCGGCGAGCACGGCCACCGGGATCGACAGGCCGCCCAGCGTCACGAACAGCGCGAACAGCACCGCGAACCGGCGGCGCCAGGGGTTCCACTTCGCCTGGCTCGCGCCGATCGTCTGCAGCATGCTCCACACGCCGTGGTAGAGGTGCAGCCCGACGAACACCATGGCGACCATGTAGACCGCCGCGGTCCACGGCACCTGGAACCCGAGGATCACGTTGTTGTACACGTTCATCAGCCCGTCGGCCGTGGCGTGGAACGTGTCGGGGCTCGGGTGCAGCTGCCCGGTCGTGAAGTGCAGGAGGTGGTAGATCACGAACAGCCCGATGATCGGCCCGCCCCAGCGCATCGTGCGCG contains these protein-coding regions:
- a CDS encoding FAD-binding protein, with the protein product MKLESRIPEGPIESKWDNHRFKMKLINPANKRKYKIIVVGSGLAGGAAAATLGELGYRVECFFYQDSPRRAHSIAAQGGINAAKNYPNDGDSIYRLFYDTVKGGDYRAREANVYRLAQVSNNIIDQCVAQGVPFAREYGGTLENRSFGGAQVSRTFYARGQTGQQLLLGAYSALMRQVRAGTVKLFPRHEMLDLVVQDGRARGIVTRNMVTGEIKTHVGDAVALGTGGYGNTFYLSTNAKGCNVTAAFRAYRRGAGFANPCYTQIHPTCIPVHGDYQSKLTLMSESLRNDGRIWVPKKTGDARPPGQIPEGERDYYLERRYPSFGNL
- a CDS encoding succinate dehydrogenase cytochrome b subunit, translated to MTTAEMTFYRTAVGKKVVMAITGFITFGFVAVHVLGNLQIFLGPERLNKYAAFLQGLGGLLWVFRGVLVICVVLHIWSATLVTLQSWAARPKGYAVKRFRETTYAARTMRWGGPIIGLFVIYHLLHFTTGQLHPSPDTFHATADGLMNVYNNVILGFQVPWTAAVYMVAMVFVGLHLYHGVWSMLQTIGASQAKWNPWRRRFAVLFALFVTLGGLSIPVAVLAGLVVPVV